From a single Photobacterium gaetbulicola Gung47 genomic region:
- a CDS encoding peptide chain release factor 3 (COG4108), whose translation MSFQTEVSKRRTFAIISHPDAGKTTITEKVLLFGNAIQKAGTVKGRGSNQHAKSDWMEMEKERGISVTTSVMQFPYNDCLVNLLDTPGHEDFSEDTYRTLTAVDSCLMVIDAAKGVEDRTRKLMEVTRLRDTPIVTFMNKLDRDIRDPMELLDEVETELNMACAPVSWPIGCGKEFKGVYHIHRDETILYSTGQGHTIQEQRIIKGLDNPELDAAVGDDLAEQLREELELVIGASHEFDRELFLSGELTPVFFGTALGNFGVDHMLDGLTEWAPAPMPRKANEREVEATEEKFSGFVFKIQANMDPKHRDRIAFMRIVSGTYSQGMKMNHVRTGKNVSISDAVTFMAGDRARAEKAYAGDIIGLHNHGTIQIGDTFTQGENLKFAGIPNFAPELFRRIRLKDPLKQKQLLKGLVQLSEEGAVQVFRPLQNNDLIVGAVGVLQFDVVVARLKAEYNVEAIYEGVNVATARWVECDDSKKLEEFKRKNQSNLALDGGDNLSYIAPTMVNLNLAKERFPDIDFRATREH comes from the coding sequence ATGTCTTTTCAAACTGAAGTGAGCAAACGCCGCACGTTTGCGATCATTTCTCACCCGGATGCGGGTAAAACAACCATTACCGAAAAAGTCCTGCTGTTCGGAAACGCGATCCAAAAAGCGGGTACCGTTAAGGGGCGCGGCTCCAACCAGCATGCCAAGTCAGACTGGATGGAGATGGAAAAGGAACGTGGTATCTCGGTGACCACGTCGGTGATGCAGTTCCCTTACAATGATTGTCTGGTAAACCTGCTAGATACCCCGGGACACGAAGATTTCTCGGAAGATACCTACCGTACCCTGACCGCAGTTGACTCGTGCCTGATGGTGATCGATGCGGCGAAAGGTGTCGAGGATCGTACCCGCAAGCTGATGGAAGTAACCCGTCTGCGTGATACGCCAATCGTGACCTTCATGAACAAATTGGACCGCGATATCCGTGATCCAATGGAGTTGCTTGACGAAGTCGAAACCGAGCTGAACATGGCGTGTGCGCCGGTATCATGGCCGATCGGCTGTGGTAAGGAGTTCAAGGGGGTTTACCACATCCACCGTGACGAGACGATTCTGTACAGTACCGGACAGGGCCATACCATCCAGGAGCAGCGCATCATCAAGGGCCTGGATAACCCAGAGCTGGATGCTGCGGTGGGTGATGATCTTGCCGAACAGCTGCGCGAAGAGCTGGAGCTGGTGATCGGTGCCTCTCACGAGTTCGACCGTGAACTGTTCCTAAGCGGTGAGCTGACGCCGGTCTTCTTCGGTACCGCACTGGGTAACTTCGGTGTCGATCACATGCTAGATGGTCTGACGGAGTGGGCGCCTGCGCCAATGCCGCGTAAAGCCAACGAGCGTGAAGTCGAAGCAACGGAAGAGAAATTCTCTGGCTTCGTCTTTAAGATCCAGGCCAACATGGATCCTAAGCACCGTGACCGTATTGCCTTTATGCGTATTGTCTCAGGTACCTACAGCCAGGGCATGAAGATGAACCATGTTCGTACCGGTAAGAACGTGAGTATCTCCGATGCGGTAACCTTCATGGCCGGTGACCGTGCGCGTGCGGAAAAAGCCTATGCGGGTGACATTATCGGTTTGCACAACCACGGTACGATTCAGATCGGTGATACCTTCACTCAAGGCGAAAACCTGAAATTTGCCGGTATCCCTAACTTTGCACCGGAACTGTTCCGTCGTATTCGCCTCAAAGATCCTCTCAAGCAGAAGCAGCTGCTTAAAGGTCTGGTCCAGCTGTCAGAAGAAGGCGCGGTACAGGTATTCCGACCGCTGCAGAACAATGACCTGATCGTCGGTGCGGTAGGTGTGCTTCAGTTTGACGTGGTGGTTGCCCGCCTGAAGGCGGAATACAACGTGGAAGCGATCTACGAAGGTGTTAACGTTGCAACAGCCCGCTGGGTTGAATGTGATGACAGCAAGAAGCTGGAAGAATTCAAGCGCAAGAACCAGTCTAACCTGGCATTGGATGGTGGTGATAATCTGTCTTACATCGCACCGACCATGGTTAACCTGAACCTGGCCAAAGAGCGTTTCCCTGATATTGACTTCCGTGCAACCCGCGAGCACTAA
- a CDS encoding putative acetyltransferase (COG3153), which translates to MLIRTEAPADIMPIDTLLKSVFETEAEAELVMRLRENGKRTLSLVACNDDGELIGHVFFSPVMLDGEDYSWQGLAPMAIKPEYQRQGIGLAMLEEAKQTLAELGYPVIVVLGHPDYYPKVGFAPAAPQGIQCAWPVPEEAFMVLEVVPGAIGEKSGMISYSEEFDAL; encoded by the coding sequence ATGCTCATTAGAACTGAGGCCCCGGCCGATATTATGCCGATTGATACTTTGCTGAAATCTGTTTTTGAAACGGAGGCCGAAGCAGAGTTGGTCATGCGGTTACGGGAAAACGGCAAGCGCACCCTTTCGCTGGTGGCGTGCAATGACGACGGTGAGCTGATTGGCCATGTCTTTTTTAGCCCGGTCATGCTCGATGGCGAAGATTATAGCTGGCAAGGGCTGGCCCCTATGGCGATCAAGCCTGAGTACCAGCGCCAGGGCATCGGTCTGGCCATGCTGGAAGAGGCCAAGCAGACTTTGGCAGAGCTAGGTTACCCGGTCATTGTCGTGCTGGGACACCCCGATTATTACCCGAAAGTGGGCTTTGCGCCTGCGGCCCCTCAAGGCATTCAATGCGCGTGGCCGGTACCGGAAGAGGCTTTCATGGTGTTGGAAGTCGTTCCCGGTGCGATCGGTGAAAAGAGCGGGATGATCAGCTACAGCGAAGAGTTTGACGCGCTGTAG
- a CDS encoding deoxyribose-phosphate aldolase (COG0274) translates to MSELKAAALRALKLMDLTTLNDDDTDAKVIELCKNAKSPVGNTAAVCIYPRFIPVAKKQLREQGTPEVRIATVTNFPHGNDDIEIAVAETKAAVAYGADEVDVVFPYRALMAGNEEVGFELVKQCKAACGEIMLKVIIETGELKTEELIKKASEISIKAGADFIKTSTGKVPVNATPEYAEIMLNVIKDMGVAETVGFKPAGGVRTAEDAQQYLDMADRILGADWADNMHYRFGASSLLANLLHTLGEGEKAAEGGY, encoded by the coding sequence ATGAGCGAATTGAAAGCGGCTGCACTGCGTGCACTTAAACTAATGGACCTTACCACTCTTAACGATGACGACACGGATGCGAAAGTGATCGAGTTGTGTAAGAACGCGAAGAGCCCGGTAGGCAACACAGCGGCCGTATGTATTTACCCACGTTTTATCCCAGTTGCTAAGAAGCAGCTTCGTGAGCAGGGTACCCCAGAAGTCCGTATCGCGACGGTAACTAACTTCCCGCACGGTAACGATGACATCGAGATCGCTGTTGCAGAGACAAAAGCGGCTGTGGCGTACGGTGCTGACGAAGTAGACGTCGTTTTCCCATACCGCGCACTGATGGCAGGTAACGAAGAAGTTGGCTTTGAGCTAGTTAAGCAGTGTAAAGCGGCGTGTGGCGAGATCATGCTGAAAGTGATCATCGAAACTGGCGAGCTGAAAACTGAAGAGCTAATCAAGAAAGCGTCTGAAATTTCAATCAAAGCCGGTGCTGATTTCATCAAGACGTCAACCGGTAAAGTACCAGTTAACGCTACACCAGAATACGCAGAAATCATGCTGAATGTAATCAAAGATATGGGTGTTGCGGAAACGGTAGGCTTCAAGCCTGCTGGTGGCGTGCGCACTGCAGAAGACGCGCAGCAGTACCTAGATATGGCAGACCGCATCCTGGGTGCCGACTGGGCTGACAACATGCACTACCGCTTTGGCGCATCAAGCCTGCTAGCTAACCTGCTTCACACACTAGGTGAAGGCGAAAAAGCAGCGGAAGGCGGCTACTAA
- a CDS encoding putative glycogen operon protein (COG1523) yields MNRGNDNIELSTALAADNQIYTLQGEASPLGSSVREGGVNFSLYSKDATRVTLHLFASADAGGPFCSFELSPVLHKRGHYWFIFVGNIGHGQYYGFQVDGPWVPERGLRFDSDKILLDPYCQAVGIGRNYRRQRAIEPGSNMDACMKSIVVDHSGFDWQGDAAPRHSLTDTIIYEMHVAGFTRHPSSGVVSAKKGTFSGIIEKIPYLKSLGVTAIELMPVQQFDVDDAPEGRGNYWGYSPINFFAVHADYSVEKASLSAIDEFKTLVRELHKADIEVILDVVFNHTAEGDEQGPTFCFKGLQNGAYYLLDRETGRYRNYSGCGNTCNANHSVLRRMIIDALHYWVTEMHVDGFRFDLASVLARDSQGKPMREPPLLWSIDSDPILCSTKIIAEAWDAAGLYQVGSFIGDRWNEWNGKFRDDVRAFWRGDAGYVSRFASRILGSPDMYCSHHHSPHRSVNFICAHDGFTLNDLVSYSEKHNEANGEGNRDGDSHNLSSNYGVEGPTDIAEIELLRHRQCKNMLATLFLALGTPMLNMGDEVRRTQQGNNNAYCQDNEISWFDWSLVTTHSDLLRFVTLLSQLRTAEPTIDWNMHMSLNSVLEDVGIRWHGIQPDQPDWSENSHSIALTVYHPITQDELYVICNAFWDPLEFTLPDRQCSDWHLVINTAKPSPYDIYPIDDAPHYTRNTILATGRSMIVMVAKATKPTT; encoded by the coding sequence ATGAATAGGGGCAATGATAACATCGAACTCAGTACCGCGTTGGCGGCAGATAATCAGATCTATACCTTGCAAGGCGAGGCATCCCCGCTCGGTTCGTCGGTGCGCGAGGGAGGGGTGAACTTTAGCCTCTACTCCAAAGATGCCACACGGGTGACGTTGCACTTGTTTGCCAGCGCCGACGCTGGGGGGCCATTTTGTTCCTTTGAGCTCAGTCCGGTGCTGCACAAGCGAGGCCATTATTGGTTTATCTTTGTCGGCAATATTGGTCACGGTCAGTATTACGGTTTTCAGGTGGATGGCCCCTGGGTTCCCGAACGGGGGCTGCGTTTTGATAGCGATAAGATCTTGCTTGATCCCTATTGCCAAGCGGTCGGGATTGGCCGCAACTACCGCCGGCAGCGGGCAATCGAGCCAGGCAGCAACATGGATGCCTGCATGAAGAGTATCGTGGTCGACCACAGCGGCTTCGATTGGCAGGGAGATGCCGCCCCGCGCCATTCGCTGACCGATACCATCATCTATGAAATGCATGTCGCCGGTTTTACCCGTCACCCCTCTTCCGGGGTGGTGTCGGCCAAGAAGGGGACATTCTCCGGGATCATCGAGAAAATTCCCTACCTGAAATCGCTCGGTGTCACAGCCATCGAGCTGATGCCTGTCCAGCAGTTCGATGTCGATGACGCGCCGGAAGGGCGGGGGAACTATTGGGGCTACAGCCCGATCAACTTCTTTGCTGTACATGCCGACTACAGTGTCGAGAAAGCCTCTCTGAGTGCCATCGATGAATTTAAGACTCTGGTCCGAGAGCTGCACAAGGCGGATATCGAGGTGATCCTCGATGTGGTCTTCAACCATACCGCCGAAGGGGATGAGCAAGGGCCGACTTTCTGTTTCAAAGGGCTGCAAAACGGGGCTTACTACCTGCTGGACAGGGAAACGGGGCGCTATAGAAACTACAGCGGCTGCGGCAATACCTGCAATGCCAACCACAGTGTCCTGCGGCGGATGATCATTGATGCCCTGCATTACTGGGTGACGGAGATGCATGTTGACGGTTTCCGGTTTGACCTGGCCTCGGTGCTGGCCCGCGACAGTCAGGGCAAGCCGATGCGGGAGCCGCCGCTGCTGTGGTCGATCGATTCGGATCCGATCCTGTGCAGTACCAAGATTATCGCCGAGGCGTGGGATGCCGCAGGCCTGTATCAGGTCGGTTCGTTTATCGGTGATCGCTGGAATGAATGGAACGGCAAGTTCCGTGACGATGTCAGGGCATTCTGGCGTGGTGATGCCGGCTATGTCAGCCGCTTTGCCTCGCGAATTTTGGGCTCGCCGGACATGTACTGCAGCCACCACCATTCGCCGCACCGTTCGGTGAATTTCATCTGTGCCCATGATGGCTTCACCCTCAACGATCTGGTGAGCTACAGCGAGAAGCACAACGAGGCCAACGGTGAGGGCAACCGTGATGGTGACAGCCACAACCTGTCGAGCAATTACGGGGTGGAGGGGCCGACGGACATTGCCGAGATAGAGTTGTTGCGCCACCGCCAGTGCAAAAACATGCTGGCGACCTTGTTCCTGGCGCTAGGTACCCCGATGCTCAATATGGGCGACGAAGTGCGCCGGACCCAGCAGGGCAACAATAACGCCTACTGCCAAGATAATGAAATCAGCTGGTTTGACTGGAGCTTAGTCACTACCCACAGCGACCTGCTGCGCTTTGTCACCCTGCTTAGCCAGCTGCGTACCGCCGAGCCGACCATCGACTGGAACATGCACATGTCGCTGAACTCGGTGCTAGAGGATGTCGGGATCCGCTGGCACGGGATCCAACCGGATCAGCCCGATTGGTCAGAAAACTCCCATTCCATAGCCCTGACGGTGTACCACCCGATCACTCAGGACGAGCTGTACGTGATCTGCAATGCTTTCTGGGATCCGCTCGAGTTTACCCTGCCGGATCGCCAATGCAGCGACTGGCACCTGGTGATCAATACCGCCAAGCCGTCTCCCTATGATATTTATCCCATCGATGACGCACCGCACTATACCCGCAATACCATCTTGGCGACTGGGCGTAGTATGATCGTTATGGTTGCCAAGGCCACTAAACCAACAACCTGA
- a CDS encoding putative ribosomal-protein-alanine acetyltransferase (COG0456) translates to MTHNIVTLAPHHLDDVWRIEQAAHAFPWAESLIRKEPNKLALNCGLQIDGRLVGYCFGQLVAGEATLLNIAVDPACQGKGYGKALLEGFITLVEQQKGEEVWLEVRASNTRAYQLYESLGFNEINRREGYYPAENGREDALIMTYMVM, encoded by the coding sequence ATGACGCATAACATTGTGACTTTGGCGCCTCATCATCTCGACGATGTTTGGCGCATCGAGCAGGCGGCCCATGCCTTTCCTTGGGCAGAATCCTTGATCCGCAAAGAGCCCAATAAATTGGCGCTTAACTGTGGGTTGCAGATAGATGGCCGGCTGGTCGGTTATTGCTTCGGCCAGCTGGTGGCAGGCGAAGCAACCTTACTCAACATCGCTGTCGACCCGGCCTGCCAGGGCAAAGGCTACGGTAAGGCCCTGCTGGAAGGCTTTATTACCCTTGTTGAGCAACAGAAAGGCGAGGAAGTCTGGCTGGAAGTCAGGGCAAGCAATACCCGTGCTTACCAGCTGTATGAATCGCTCGGCTTTAACGAAATCAACCGCCGTGAAGGGTATTACCCGGCAGAAAATGGTCGCGAGGATGCCCTGATCATGACCTATATGGTGATGTAG
- a CDS encoding putative DNA polymerase III, psi subunit (COG3050) gives MFDLPGCCPCPFAWIGQNITQFGINSGSIPGQSEHHQGEQMKQRDLQLMKAIGLTYWQIRKPGIFPEQEQPVIDLPESCKLLFVCDEELDEHDRWLFGRILGSMKLKPEQALCLPAEAVEQVREHQLKWCWVAGCEAAHPADCQLLTSASLKSMHTNPGAKKALWQQICSYDA, from the coding sequence GTGTTTGACTTGCCTGGTTGCTGCCCCTGCCCATTTGCGTGGATAGGCCAGAATATTACTCAGTTTGGTATAAATTCTGGTAGTATTCCCGGCCAAAGTGAACATCACCAAGGTGAGCAGATGAAACAACGTGATTTACAGTTGATGAAGGCGATCGGGCTGACCTATTGGCAGATCCGTAAACCGGGCATTTTCCCCGAACAGGAGCAGCCGGTGATCGATCTGCCGGAAAGCTGTAAGTTGTTGTTTGTTTGCGATGAAGAGCTAGACGAGCACGACCGTTGGCTGTTTGGCCGGATCCTGGGCAGCATGAAGCTCAAGCCGGAGCAAGCGCTTTGTCTTCCGGCGGAAGCGGTTGAGCAAGTTCGCGAACATCAGCTGAAATGGTGTTGGGTAGCGGGTTGTGAAGCGGCCCACCCGGCTGACTGCCAACTGTTGACGTCAGCTTCACTGAAATCGATGCATACCAACCCCGGCGCGAAAAAAGCGCTATGGCAACAAATTTGTTCTTATGACGCATAA
- a CDS encoding hypothetical protein (COG0084), with protein MTAGVKRWGWSPRIAVAVHRFAMTVMTPVTLLTSKVALPYRANRMLIDSHCHFDFAPFCDDPEHYLALARQAGVEKIVIPAVGQRNWQVLRDLSVRFPCLYYGLGLHPFFSAEHDANALQQLASALAAEAVLREKSVSRCVAVGECGLDFAIVNADRDQQISLLAAQLQLANRFELPVILHCRKAFPELFGVLRQNRPIAGGVYHGFSGSHQQAKQLIDLGIKIGVGGTITYRRANKTRNTIAALPLDALLLETDAPDMPVAGFQGEPNRPDRLVNVLGELAAIRTESEQEIKQVISLTTAELFRIPM; from the coding sequence ATGACCGCTGGTGTGAAAAGATGGGGCTGGTCCCCGAGAATCGCCGTTGCTGTGCACCGGTTCGCTATGACCGTGATGACCCCCGTCACCCTGCTAACAAGCAAGGTGGCGCTACCGTACAGGGCAAACCGGATGCTGATTGATAGCCATTGTCACTTCGATTTTGCGCCGTTTTGTGATGACCCTGAGCATTACTTGGCATTGGCCCGCCAGGCCGGGGTAGAGAAAATCGTGATACCGGCTGTTGGCCAGCGGAACTGGCAGGTGCTGCGCGATTTGTCCGTTCGCTTCCCCTGCCTCTATTATGGCTTGGGGTTACACCCTTTTTTCAGTGCCGAGCATGATGCTAACGCCTTGCAGCAGTTGGCGTCGGCGTTGGCCGCAGAGGCCGTGCTGCGAGAAAAAAGCGTATCTCGCTGCGTTGCTGTTGGGGAATGTGGACTAGACTTTGCCATTGTGAATGCCGATAGAGATCAACAGATTTCGTTATTGGCAGCCCAGTTACAGCTGGCCAACCGCTTTGAACTACCGGTGATTTTGCATTGCCGTAAGGCATTTCCTGAGTTGTTTGGGGTTTTGAGGCAAAACAGGCCGATTGCCGGTGGGGTGTACCATGGATTTAGTGGTAGCCACCAACAAGCAAAGCAGCTTATTGATCTAGGTATCAAAATTGGTGTCGGGGGAACGATTACATATCGCCGGGCCAATAAGACTCGAAATACAATAGCTGCACTGCCACTGGATGCATTGCTGCTGGAAACGGACGCACCAGACATGCCAGTCGCGGGGTTTCAAGGGGAGCCAAACCGACCCGATCGGTTAGTGAATGTGCTGGGTGAGCTTGCAGCGATCCGGACGGAAAGTGAACAGGAAATTAAGCAGGTCATTAGCTTAACCACTGCTGAACTTTTTCGCATCCCGATGTGA
- a CDS encoding putative lipid carrier protein (COG3154): MVFREALEDGDFEFLEDRWLKVEVRDLDLRWYISYQDEQLVVAEHVEQEDVSFSGECNDLVLIAARKEDPDTLFFQRRLRIEGDTELGLEVKNLMDSIDLDSLPAPVKFVLHQSADFIHKGMLSVAGQEEVKNAH; encoded by the coding sequence ATGGTATTTAGGGAAGCACTGGAAGATGGCGACTTTGAATTTCTTGAAGATCGTTGGCTGAAAGTGGAAGTGCGTGATTTGGATCTGCGCTGGTACATCAGCTACCAGGATGAGCAATTGGTGGTGGCTGAGCACGTTGAGCAGGAAGATGTGAGCTTCAGCGGTGAGTGCAATGACCTGGTATTAATTGCCGCTCGCAAGGAAGATCCTGATACACTGTTCTTCCAACGTCGCCTTCGCATCGAAGGTGATACCGAGCTGGGACTGGAAGTGAAAAACTTGATGGATAGTATCGATCTTGACTCGCTTCCCGCACCGGTTAAGTTTGTACTGCACCAGTCGGCAGACTTCATCCACAAAGGCATGCTGTCGGTGGCTGGGCAAGAAGAGGTCAAGAATGCTCATTAG
- a CDS encoding nucleoside permease NupC (COG1972): MSMFMSLVGMAVLLGLAVLLSDNRKAINLRTVGGAFAIQFCLGAFVLYVPVGRDVLYGMSNAVANVIAYGNDGINFLFGGLTSDKMFEVFGGGGFVFALRVLPVIVFFSALISVLYYLGIMQVVINILGGGLQKALGTSRAESMSATANIFVGQTEAPLVIRPFVPKMTQSELFAVMCGGLASVAGGVLAGYASMGVPLEYLIAASFMAAPGGLLFAKIIKPETEEAVEQLASDATEGDDKPANVIDAAAAGASSGMQLALNVGAMLLAFIGLIALINGMLGGIGGWFGMPELTLELILGYVFSPLAFLIGVPWEEATIAGSFIGQKLVVNEFVAYLNFAPYLAEGAEITLSAKTEAIISFALCGFANLSSVAILLGGLGGLAPSRRHDIARFGMKAVAAGTLSNLMSATIAGLFISLSL; the protein is encoded by the coding sequence ATGAGCATGTTTATGAGCCTGGTTGGGATGGCAGTACTGCTAGGTCTTGCAGTACTTCTATCTGATAACCGTAAAGCTATCAATCTACGTACTGTGGGTGGTGCATTTGCCATCCAATTCTGTTTGGGTGCATTTGTTCTTTATGTACCTGTTGGCCGTGACGTACTGTATGGTATGTCTAACGCCGTTGCCAACGTTATCGCTTACGGTAACGATGGTATCAACTTCCTATTCGGTGGCCTGACTTCAGACAAAATGTTTGAAGTGTTCGGCGGTGGCGGCTTCGTGTTTGCCCTGCGCGTACTACCAGTAATCGTTTTCTTCTCTGCACTGATCAGCGTACTTTACTACCTGGGCATCATGCAGGTTGTGATCAACATCCTAGGTGGTGGTCTGCAGAAAGCACTGGGTACTTCTCGTGCCGAATCAATGTCTGCAACAGCTAACATCTTCGTTGGTCAAACGGAAGCACCTTTGGTTATCCGTCCGTTCGTACCAAAAATGACTCAGTCTGAGCTGTTCGCGGTAATGTGTGGTGGTTTGGCGTCTGTAGCGGGTGGTGTACTTGCAGGTTATGCGTCTATGGGTGTACCTCTAGAGTACCTAATCGCCGCTTCATTCATGGCAGCTCCGGGTGGTCTTCTATTTGCTAAGATCATCAAGCCAGAAACTGAAGAAGCTGTTGAGCAGCTAGCAAGCGACGCGACTGAAGGCGACGACAAGCCGGCTAACGTTATCGACGCAGCGGCAGCGGGTGCCTCTTCTGGTATGCAGCTAGCACTAAACGTGGGTGCAATGCTTCTAGCTTTCATCGGCCTAATCGCGCTAATCAACGGTATGCTAGGTGGCATCGGTGGTTGGTTCGGTATGCCTGAGCTGACTCTAGAGCTTATCCTAGGTTACGTATTCTCTCCTCTTGCATTCCTAATCGGTGTGCCATGGGAAGAAGCAACGATCGCAGGTTCTTTCATCGGCCAGAAGCTGGTTGTAAACGAATTCGTTGCTTACCTGAACTTTGCTCCATACCTAGCGGAAGGTGCTGAAATCACACTATCTGCGAAGACTGAAGCAATCATCTCGTTCGCACTATGTGGTTTCGCCAACCTATCTTCAGTAGCAATCCTACTGGGTGGTCTAGGTGGCCTGGCGCCAAGCCGTCGCCACGACATCGCACGCTTCGGTATGAAAGCTGTTGCCGCTGGTACGCTTTCTAACCTGATGTCTGCAACTATCGCAGGTCTATTCATCAGCCTGTCTCTGTAA